In the genome of Paenibacillus pabuli, the window CAGGGAGTATCGTTTATGAGTAAAGGCGATCTTAAACAAAAACATGCGGCTGCGGCCGCTTTTCAATTTCTGTCCCGGTTCCCGGTAAAAATGCAGCTTGATTTCGTTCCGCCATTATTGCGGGAGAGTGTGGTGTATTACCCGCTGGTTGGTGCGGTCATCGGATTGTGCGTCTGGTTGGGCGGAGCCGTGACAGGTGCGCTTCTTCCGTCGTTTCCGGCGGCGGTATTAACCTTGACGTTATGGGTATGGCTAACCGGAGGTCTTCATCTGGATGGTTGGATGGATACGGCAGATGGTCTGCTCAGTTATCGCACCCGTGAGCGAATGCTGGAGATTATGAAAGACAGTCGTGTGGGGGCCATGGGCGTGATCGCCTGTGTCCTGCTGTTGATGATGAAAGCGTCATTAATTGCTGACTTTATCGCACGTGGCAACTGGGCTTATGGCGCTCTGCTCATCCTGCCGATGATCTGGAGCCGCTGGTT includes:
- the cobS gene encoding adenosylcobinamide-GDP ribazoletransferase; this translates as MSKGDLKQKHAAAAAFQFLSRFPVKMQLDFVPPLLRESVVYYPLVGAVIGLCVWLGGAVTGALLPSFPAAVLTLTLWVWLTGGLHLDGWMDTADGLLSYRTRERMLEIMKDSRVGAMGVIACVLLLMMKASLIADFIARGNWAYGALLILPMIWSRWFMVYAMAAWPNARKDDGLAVLFKGLGERREVQRARSSSIGLTILAGVITLAAVWIFQPDTVMFQVQAMENGLGTLPWWLFPLTAIIAVPLAGYVIGRFVAGRISERLGGLTGDTYGAMNELLEAALLTVLSLLQGFFLI